Proteins encoded by one window of Thermobaculum terrenum ATCC BAA-798:
- a CDS encoding LysE/ArgO family amino acid transporter — MLKAFLHGFVLAIGLIIAIGPQNMFILTQGATHSRFAKAIPAIITSSISDTILILIAVLGVSLLVLNKLWVMVTVTTIGTVFLIYIGWVNWKSSQAHNHIIHTSESTNWPVRRQVVFALSFSLLNPGAIMDTIGVIGTSSLTYSGREKLSFTLATIAVSWIWFALLALTGRIMRKNIAMYDVLNKASAIVMWISAIYMAQRLLTIIMAK, encoded by the coding sequence ATGCTAAAGGCTTTCCTACACGGCTTTGTGTTGGCTATTGGGTTGATAATCGCTATAGGTCCACAAAATATGTTCATTCTCACCCAGGGAGCTACGCATTCAAGGTTTGCTAAGGCTATCCCAGCTATTATTACGTCCTCGATATCCGACACCATTCTGATCCTTATCGCAGTATTAGGCGTGTCTTTGTTGGTATTGAACAAGCTTTGGGTAATGGTAACGGTGACTACCATAGGTACAGTATTCCTAATCTACATAGGATGGGTTAACTGGAAAAGCTCTCAGGCACACAACCACATCATACATACTAGTGAATCGACGAATTGGCCAGTTCGCAGGCAAGTTGTATTTGCACTATCCTTTTCTCTCCTGAATCCCGGAGCAATAATGGATACCATAGGTGTGATAGGTACAAGCTCGCTAACTTACTCGGGGAGAGAAAAGTTATCTTTTACCCTTGCAACCATAGCAGTATCTTGGATCTGGTTTGCTCTGTTAGCATTAACCGGCAGAATTATGAGGAAAAACATAGCAATGTACGATGTCTTAAACAAGGCATCAGCTATAGTTATGTGGATTAGTGCTATTTACATGGCACAACGACTACTTACTATCATCATGGCGAAGTAG
- a CDS encoding ABC transporter substrate-binding protein has translation MKKSKQAIKKSLMFPILILGLIFLIACGGQQGGATPTTGSTGTSSPSPSAQSPSPSPTTAASSPAPQLKLINDGYLTVGTDASYPPMESVDPKTGQIVGADVDLANALAKAMGLKGAKMVNNSFDTIIAALQRGKFDIIMSSMNDTPERRQQVDFVDYMTASIGIVVPSDSNIKADSYKDLCGYTISVQRGTVELDELQKVNEQCTKKMTLKTFTQDTDAWQALVSGHVDVYTSDLPVTAFHIKENPSKFKLAGEPFSAGQNYGIAVPKNRQDLKDALAKALEQIRASGEYDRILKKWGVEGAALKE, from the coding sequence ATGAAGAAGAGCAAACAGGCCATAAAAAAGTCTCTAATGTTCCCAATATTGATCTTAGGATTAATCTTTTTGATCGCCTGTGGAGGGCAGCAGGGAGGAGCTACACCCACCACTGGTAGCACCGGCACATCGTCTCCTTCTCCCTCTGCTCAATCTCCATCGCCATCTCCTACTACAGCTGCATCTTCACCTGCACCTCAGCTAAAGCTGATAAATGATGGGTATCTAACTGTAGGAACGGATGCTAGCTATCCACCTATGGAGTCCGTTGATCCAAAGACAGGACAAATAGTAGGCGCTGATGTGGATTTGGCCAATGCCCTTGCTAAGGCTATGGGGCTAAAGGGCGCCAAGATGGTAAACAATTCATTTGATACGATAATCGCGGCACTACAGAGAGGAAAATTCGACATCATAATGTCCAGTATGAACGATACTCCAGAGAGGAGGCAACAGGTCGATTTTGTAGACTATATGACAGCCAGTATCGGAATTGTTGTCCCTAGCGATAGCAACATCAAGGCTGATAGCTATAAGGATCTTTGTGGTTATACGATATCTGTACAAAGAGGAACCGTAGAGCTGGATGAGTTGCAAAAAGTTAATGAGCAATGCACCAAGAAGATGACTTTGAAGACCTTTACGCAGGACACTGATGCCTGGCAGGCGCTTGTGTCTGGGCACGTAGACGTATATACTTCGGATCTACCTGTGACCGCATTTCATATAAAAGAGAACCCATCCAAGTTCAAGCTGGCTGGTGAGCCTTTCTCCGCTGGACAAAATTACGGTATAGCTGTTCCAAAGAACAGGCAAGATCTCAAGGATGCGCTGGCTAAGGCGCTGGAGCAAATAAGGGCAAGTGGGGAGTATGACAGAATACTCAAGAAATGGGGAGTAGAAGGAGCGGCTCTCAAAGAGTGA